A genomic region of Tamandua tetradactyla isolate mTamTet1 chromosome 2, mTamTet1.pri, whole genome shotgun sequence contains the following coding sequences:
- the BRD3OS gene encoding uncharacterized protein BRD3OS, giving the protein MSGRVPLAEKALSEGYARLRYRDTALLIWQQQQQKLESGPPGTYLSRSRSMWYSQYGNEAILVRDKNKLEVSRDTGQSKFCSLM; this is encoded by the coding sequence ATGAGTGGCCGGGTGCCCCTGGCAGAGAAAGCGCTGTCAGAGGGCTACGCCCGTCTCCGGTACAGAGATACCGCCTTGCTCatctggcagcagcagcagcagaagttAGAATCTGGGCCTCCTGGGACGTACCTGAGCAGGAGCCGAAGCATGTGGTACTCACAGTACGGGAACGAGGCCATCTTGGTTCGAGACAAAAATAAGCTGGAGGTCTCCCGGGACACCGGTCAGTCCAAGTTCTGTAGCCTCATGTAA